One window of the Williamwhitmania sp. genome contains the following:
- a CDS encoding glucoamylase family protein, translated as MNKLIYLSIISIAILCSCQNNSKAQLSDNALLDTVQRQTLKYFVDFAQPKSGMARERSNDQSDGNYIVTTGGTGFGIMALVVGADRHFITRDAAVKQISRIVDFLDTCDRYHGAWSHWYNGNTGKTFPFSQYDNGGDLVETAYLVQGLLAARAYFNSGSPEEVTLQNKITKLWEGVDWNWYTNHTDSLYWHWSPNYQWKMNMPIKGWNECLITYILAASSPTHPIDSAVYHAGWTKSNHFYNGNSYYGYPLALGFPYGGPLFFTQYSFLGLNPNGLSDRYANYEELNRNQTLINYTYCVKNPKHYKGYGENCWGLTASDNYEGYSAQSPTNDLGVISPTAALSAFPYTPEQSMAALKHFYYDLGGKIWGKYGFIDAFSEQKNWYADSYLAIDQGPIVVMIENYRSGLLWNLFSTIPEVQKGLSLLDFKYAKAPVKQQ; from the coding sequence ATGAATAAGCTGATCTACCTTTCCATTATCAGCATAGCAATACTTTGCAGCTGTCAGAACAATTCCAAGGCTCAGCTTAGCGACAATGCCTTGCTGGATACGGTGCAAAGGCAAACTCTAAAATATTTCGTCGACTTTGCCCAACCAAAATCGGGCATGGCTCGTGAAAGAAGTAATGATCAAAGTGACGGTAACTATATTGTAACCACTGGTGGCACTGGTTTTGGTATTATGGCATTGGTGGTTGGTGCCGATAGGCACTTTATAACAAGAGATGCAGCCGTTAAACAAATTTCAAGAATTGTAGATTTTTTGGATACCTGCGACCGCTACCACGGTGCATGGTCACACTGGTACAACGGAAACACTGGTAAAACATTTCCATTCAGCCAATACGACAACGGCGGTGATCTAGTAGAAACAGCTTACCTTGTGCAAGGACTGCTTGCAGCACGAGCATACTTCAATAGTGGATCGCCGGAAGAGGTGACGCTACAAAACAAGATTACAAAGCTTTGGGAGGGAGTTGATTGGAACTGGTATACTAACCATACCGATTCACTCTACTGGCATTGGTCTCCCAACTACCAGTGGAAAATGAACATGCCCATTAAGGGCTGGAATGAGTGCCTGATAACCTACATTTTAGCAGCCTCATCACCTACACATCCCATCGACTCTGCTGTTTACCATGCCGGATGGACAAAATCTAACCATTTTTACAATGGGAACAGCTACTATGGCTATCCACTTGCACTTGGATTCCCATATGGAGGTCCACTCTTCTTTACACAATATTCCTTTTTGGGACTTAATCCCAATGGTCTGTCGGATAGGTATGCCAACTACGAAGAGTTAAATAGAAATCAAACGCTCATTAACTACACCTACTGCGTCAAAAATCCAAAACACTACAAGGGATACGGTGAGAATTGCTGGGGATTAACGGCCAGCGATAACTACGAAGGTTACTCTGCCCAATCGCCCACCAATGATCTGGGCGTAATTTCCCCAACTGCTGCGCTCTCGGCATTTCCTTACACACCGGAGCAAAGCATGGCTGCCCTGAAACATTTTTACTATGACCTTGGCGGTAAAATTTGGGGGAAATATGGCTTTATTGATGCCTTCTCTGAACAAAAAAACTGGTATGCCGACAGCTACTTAGCCATCGACCAAGGACCCATAGTTGTAATGATTGAAAACTATCGAAGCGGATTATTGTGGAATCTATTTTCCACTATTCCTGAAGTTCAGAAGGGGCTCTCACTGCTCGATTTTAAGTACGCAAAAGCACCTGTTAAGCAACAATAG